Proteins from one Nicotiana tabacum cultivar K326 chromosome 23, ASM71507v2, whole genome shotgun sequence genomic window:
- the LOC142177136 gene encoding uncharacterized protein LOC142177136, which produces MLQPIMTINVHVSTNTEPVADVVSNSQSGLICYIPKYFPMLLKEKKRKGRGKTTGLSVQNKRKGNDNGKLKVIIPQDRTVAVGPGAIDFVTELSVKVLQHARHDVKKWKKVPNLARLNCFSYTKRFKHWQRAKSSKTWEMTHMKSGHWVNDALLNLMIS; this is translated from the exons ATGTTACAGCCTATCATGACAATAAATGTGCATGTTTCTACTAATACTGAACCTGTTGCCGATGTAGTTTCAAATTCACAGTCAG GTTTAATTTGCTATATACCTAAATATTTTCCTATGTTgctgaaggaaaaaaaaagaaaaggaaggggAAAGACAACAGGGCTTTCAGTTCAAAACAAACGGAAAGGCAATGACAATGGAAAGTTGAAGGTGATTATTCCACAGGATAGAACAGTAGCAGTAGGCCCTGGAGCTATAGATTTTGTTACCGAGCTTTCAGTCAAAGTTCTCCAGCATGCTAGGCATGATGTAAAGAAATGGAAGAAAGTCCCTAATCTAGCAAGATTGAATTGTTTCTCATATACTA AGAGATTCAAGCACTGGCAGAGAGCCAAATCTTCAAAAACTTGGGAAATGACTCACATGAAGTCAGGACATTGGGTTAATGATGCTCTGCTTAATTTAAT GATAAGCTGA